Proteins co-encoded in one Coregonus clupeaformis isolate EN_2021a chromosome 5, ASM2061545v1, whole genome shotgun sequence genomic window:
- the gmfg gene encoding glia maturation factor gamma, whose protein sequence is MSSSLVVCEVDESLKEKLKKFRFRKETNNAAILMKIDMAKQLVILEEEYEDISLDDLRNELPERQPRFIVYSYKYIHTDGRVSYPLCFIFSSPVGCKPEQQMMYAGSKNQLVSAAELTKVFETRNIDDLSEEWLINKLSFFR, encoded by the exons ATG tcaagCTCTCTGGTTGTGTGCGAGGTGGACGAGAGTCTGAAAGAAAAACTGAAGAAGTTCAGATTTCGAAAAGAGACCAACAATGCAGCCATCTTGA TGAAAATTGACATGGCGAAACAGCTTGTGATCCTGGAGGAAGAGTATGAG GACATCTCCCTGGATGACCTGAGGAATGAACTTCCAGAGCGGCAGCCAAG ATTCATTGTTTACAGCTACAAATACATCCATACAGATGGCAGGGTGTCCTACCCACTGTGTTTCATATTCTCAAGTCCAGTGG GGTGCAAGCCTGAGCAGCAAATGATGTACGCAGGCAGCAAGAACCAACTGGTCTCCGCAGCAGAGCTCACAAAG GTTTTTGAGACACGAAACATAGATGACTTGTCTGAAGAGTGGCTGATAAACAAACTGTCTTTCTTTCGCTGA
- the LOC121559775 gene encoding RNA polymerase II-associated factor 1 homolog isoform X1, whose amino-acid sequence MAPTIQTQAQRDSDGDRSRSSSHRTVPERSGVVCRVKYCNSLPDIPFDPKFITYPFDQHRFVQYKATSLEKQHKHELLTEPDLGVTIDLINPDTYRVDPSILLDPADEKLLEEDITAPSSSKRSQQHAKVVPWMRKTEYISTEFNRYGVSNEKVEVKIGVSVKQQFTEEEIYKDRDSQIAAIEKTFEDAQKPIAQHYSKPRVTPVEVMPVFPDFKMWINPCAQVIFDSDPAPKDMSAPQGVEMMSQAMIRGMMDEEGNQFVAYFLPNEETIRKRKRDVDEELDYMPDDLYDYKIAREYNWNVKNKASKGYEENYFFIFRDGDGVYYNELETRVRLSKRRAKAGAQSTTNAVLVCKHRDMNEKELEAQDARKAQLENHEPEDEEEDMDLGKLQDSGDEKEKGSESEGDNSDSDSDREDEDGKRSGAEDDEEEGAKRRRKASGSGSESGEEEIKLADEVEIFGSDDDSDDDDNEPKNGAAQSSGEEGSGSEEEEKESHRERRRSGSASPAHSSGSDHSEGGRAQSGSGSEQASDSSDGSDSE is encoded by the exons ATGGCTCCAACTATACAGACACAAGCCCAGCGAGACTCAGATGGTGACAG GTCTAGGAGTTCATCACACAGAACTGTTCCAGAGAG GTCTGGAGTGGTCTGTCGAGTAAAGTACTGCAACAGCCTGCCTGACATCCCATTTGATCCCAAATTCATCACATATCCATTTGACCAGCACAG GTTTGTGCAGTACAAGGCTACATCGTTAgagaagcaacacaaacatgaaCTGCTGACTGAGCCTGACCTTGGCGTCACCATCGACCTCATTAACCCAGACACCTACCGCGTCGACCCCAGCA TTCTTCTGGATCCAGCTGATGAGAAGTTATTGGAAGAAGACATCACAGCTCCATCCAGCTCGAAAAG ATCTCAGCAGCACGCCAAGGTGGTCCCGTGGATGAGGAAGACTGAGTACATCTCTACAGAGTTCAACAGATATGGAGTCTCCAATGAGAAAGTGGAAGTCAA GATCGGTGTGTCTGTCAAACAGCAGTTCACAGAGGAGGAGATATACAAGGATAGGGACAGCCAGATTGCTGCTATTGAAAAGACCTTTGAGGATGCACAGAAACCG aTTGCCCAGCACTACAGTAAACCCAGAGTCACTCCTGTGGAGGTGATGCCGGTGTTCCCTGACTTCAAG ATGTGGATCAACCCGTGTGCTCAGGTAATCTTCGACTCTGATCCTGCTCCTAAAGACATGTCAGCACCCCAGGGTGTGGAGATGATGTCACAGGCCATGATTAG AGGTATGATGGATGAGGAAGGAAACCAGTTTGTGGCCTACTTCCTTCCCAATGAGGAAACGATTCGCAAGCGCAAGAGAGACGTGGATGAGGAGCTGGACTACATGCCTGATGATCT gtaTGACTATAAGATAGCCAGGGAGTACAACTGGAACGTGAAGAACAAAGCCAGCAAGGGCTACGAGGAGAACTACTTCTTTATCTTCAGAGACGGAGATGGAGTCTACTACAACGAGCTGGAGACCAG AGTGCGGCTGAGTAAGAGGAGAGCTAAGGCTGGAGCCCAGTCTACTACAAATGCTGTGCTGGTGTGTAAGCACAGAGACATGAATGAGAAGGAGCTGGAAGCACAG GACGCGCGTAAGGCTCAGCTGGAGAACCATGAAccggaggatgaagaagaggacaTGGACTTGGGTAAACTGCAGGACTCTG GTGATGAGAAGGAGAAAGGCAGCGAGAGCGAGGGAGACAACTCTGACAGTGACTCTGACAGGGAGGATGAGGATGGAAAGCGGAGTGGAGctgaggatgatgaagaggagggaGCGAAGCGGAGGAGGAAGGCCAGTGGTAGCGGCAGTGAGAGTGGTGAGGAGGAGATCAAGCTGGCGGATGAGGTGGAGATCTTCGGTAGCGATGACGACAGTGATGACGATGACAATGAGCCCAAGAATGGAGCAGCCCAGAGCAGCGGGGAGGAGGGCAGTGGgagcgaggaggaggagaaggagagccatagggagaggagaaggagtggCAGCGCGTCTCCGGCCCACAGTAGCGGTAGTGACCACTCAGAGGGCGGCCGCGCCCAGAGCGGGAGTGGTAGTGAGCAGGCCTCAGACTCCAGCGACGGCAGTGACAGTGAATAA
- the LOC121559775 gene encoding RNA polymerase II-associated factor 1 homolog isoform X2 yields the protein MAPTIQTQAQRDSDGDRSSSHRTVPERSGVVCRVKYCNSLPDIPFDPKFITYPFDQHRFVQYKATSLEKQHKHELLTEPDLGVTIDLINPDTYRVDPSILLDPADEKLLEEDITAPSSSKRSQQHAKVVPWMRKTEYISTEFNRYGVSNEKVEVKIGVSVKQQFTEEEIYKDRDSQIAAIEKTFEDAQKPIAQHYSKPRVTPVEVMPVFPDFKMWINPCAQVIFDSDPAPKDMSAPQGVEMMSQAMIRGMMDEEGNQFVAYFLPNEETIRKRKRDVDEELDYMPDDLYDYKIAREYNWNVKNKASKGYEENYFFIFRDGDGVYYNELETRVRLSKRRAKAGAQSTTNAVLVCKHRDMNEKELEAQDARKAQLENHEPEDEEEDMDLGKLQDSGDEKEKGSESEGDNSDSDSDREDEDGKRSGAEDDEEEGAKRRRKASGSGSESGEEEIKLADEVEIFGSDDDSDDDDNEPKNGAAQSSGEEGSGSEEEEKESHRERRRSGSASPAHSSGSDHSEGGRAQSGSGSEQASDSSDGSDSE from the exons ATGGCTCCAACTATACAGACACAAGCCCAGCGAGACTCAGATGGTGACAG GAGTTCATCACACAGAACTGTTCCAGAGAG GTCTGGAGTGGTCTGTCGAGTAAAGTACTGCAACAGCCTGCCTGACATCCCATTTGATCCCAAATTCATCACATATCCATTTGACCAGCACAG GTTTGTGCAGTACAAGGCTACATCGTTAgagaagcaacacaaacatgaaCTGCTGACTGAGCCTGACCTTGGCGTCACCATCGACCTCATTAACCCAGACACCTACCGCGTCGACCCCAGCA TTCTTCTGGATCCAGCTGATGAGAAGTTATTGGAAGAAGACATCACAGCTCCATCCAGCTCGAAAAG ATCTCAGCAGCACGCCAAGGTGGTCCCGTGGATGAGGAAGACTGAGTACATCTCTACAGAGTTCAACAGATATGGAGTCTCCAATGAGAAAGTGGAAGTCAA GATCGGTGTGTCTGTCAAACAGCAGTTCACAGAGGAGGAGATATACAAGGATAGGGACAGCCAGATTGCTGCTATTGAAAAGACCTTTGAGGATGCACAGAAACCG aTTGCCCAGCACTACAGTAAACCCAGAGTCACTCCTGTGGAGGTGATGCCGGTGTTCCCTGACTTCAAG ATGTGGATCAACCCGTGTGCTCAGGTAATCTTCGACTCTGATCCTGCTCCTAAAGACATGTCAGCACCCCAGGGTGTGGAGATGATGTCACAGGCCATGATTAG AGGTATGATGGATGAGGAAGGAAACCAGTTTGTGGCCTACTTCCTTCCCAATGAGGAAACGATTCGCAAGCGCAAGAGAGACGTGGATGAGGAGCTGGACTACATGCCTGATGATCT gtaTGACTATAAGATAGCCAGGGAGTACAACTGGAACGTGAAGAACAAAGCCAGCAAGGGCTACGAGGAGAACTACTTCTTTATCTTCAGAGACGGAGATGGAGTCTACTACAACGAGCTGGAGACCAG AGTGCGGCTGAGTAAGAGGAGAGCTAAGGCTGGAGCCCAGTCTACTACAAATGCTGTGCTGGTGTGTAAGCACAGAGACATGAATGAGAAGGAGCTGGAAGCACAG GACGCGCGTAAGGCTCAGCTGGAGAACCATGAAccggaggatgaagaagaggacaTGGACTTGGGTAAACTGCAGGACTCTG GTGATGAGAAGGAGAAAGGCAGCGAGAGCGAGGGAGACAACTCTGACAGTGACTCTGACAGGGAGGATGAGGATGGAAAGCGGAGTGGAGctgaggatgatgaagaggagggaGCGAAGCGGAGGAGGAAGGCCAGTGGTAGCGGCAGTGAGAGTGGTGAGGAGGAGATCAAGCTGGCGGATGAGGTGGAGATCTTCGGTAGCGATGACGACAGTGATGACGATGACAATGAGCCCAAGAATGGAGCAGCCCAGAGCAGCGGGGAGGAGGGCAGTGGgagcgaggaggaggagaaggagagccatagggagaggagaaggagtggCAGCGCGTCTCCGGCCCACAGTAGCGGTAGTGACCACTCAGAGGGCGGCCGCGCCCAGAGCGGGAGTGGTAGTGAGCAGGCCTCAGACTCCAGCGACGGCAGTGACAGTGAATAA